The Lycium barbarum isolate Lr01 chromosome 11, ASM1917538v2, whole genome shotgun sequence genome contains the following window.
GGCCAAATAATAACTGACTATCAAGGAATAATTTATGTTAGAAATCATTGACCAAAAATGGGTCTAAAATTGTATTTAAGTGATGAATACGTTTTTGTTTATGGCTGTTTTTTTGTTTATGGGGATTCACGGTAACAACAAAAATTGAATTATTTGAGTGGTTTCAAGATTAATGGCTCTCTTTGTTTCTGTTTTTTTCCCCTCTTGAGATTATTTGGTGGATTTAACTTTTAAGTATCTTTGAAGGTTAAGGGttcatttgtttctttttttaGATTACTTTTGCCATACATTTATTTTTGTGTATTCCATGTATAcagtttttttttcaatattttttacGATAGGCTTCCAAAGGGAAGACAATTTATCCAATAATAATTTCAATATGAAAAAGATACATAATGCCAAAATCTCTGCATGTACGGTAATACTAAAACTTATACTAATATCATTTATCATTGTATTTAGGGACTCAAAGATagagaaaattttaaaatttcttgAAACTACAAGATTGGTATTTTCTcggaaaagaaaataataaaagtatTTGGCAGAAAAATAATGAAACAGCCAATCAATGTTAAATTGCTAGAAGTAAAAAGAGTTACGTGAGCAGGAATATATTCTTGGaataagagagagagaaagtATTAAAACAAGATGTAAGTAAACAAAATGGGAATATGGGGGGAGAGAAATAGTGTCAGCAATTCTTTTGTTGAAAACTGGGACCCAAAATCCACTTGACAAATGATGAGAGCAACCTCACACAACTTGACAAAAGGGGAACTGATTTGATCCGTTAGATTTAATTAGTGACACGTGTTGGAAATCAATAAGGGCACTGGAGCAACTCACTATTAAAAAACTGGCAAAAATCGATGAAAAAACCGACTGATTTTGTCGGTTTTTCTACAATTtttttgaatcttttttttttaagaatattAACGGACTACACCGGTTATTTTTCTCTCAAAAATGCtcgaaaaatataattattttttatattgttttctaaaaaaaccgacggactccattgaatttttatttttttaaataaaaaatagacGGAGTCCGTTAATTTTAGAGCAAAAaaaagtataaattaaatcaatgtaagtatttGATGAAAGAATATGAGTGGTCTAATGGTAGAGCCCTTTAATGCCATAGAACATAACCAGGTTCGATTTCAAGTTGTTGcttttcattattttattttcaaaaaaataaaaaaaaagacagaATCCGTCACTTGAAAAGCGACAAAATGTAAGTCGACGGATCATTTGCGTTGATTTTCTGTCGGTTTTCACAAAAAAAGACGCAGTTAATTTTTGTCTATTTTTTAGTAGTGTTGGAGGTAATAGGTACCGGAGGGATACTCTACCTTAAAATTTTGGTTCTAATTATACCATGACATCCTTTGTGGTTGTTTGGAGTACGTAAGTCATGCTGTCATGCATTATGAGTATAATGAGACACGTCAGTATTTTAAAAAAGAGATAGTGTTATCATCAGCTCATGCTTATCCAAAGGGAGCTTTATTTGCTCCAATTACAAGTCAACTTAATTTGCATTATTCAAACGGGGGTCTAAATTTTTGGTATATTCACTTAGAAAGTCTCAATATACAAAGACAATAAATTTGACAAGGCAAAAATAGAATAAAACATAATAATTTTCTTTTGATAATGAATTTTCCTTTTGCTTACTTTTCAGGAAACATGACCACTACTCTTCAGGTAATTTCCAAGTAACTCCAGTCCAAATGTTAAAATTACAAAACACGGTATTTGTTTCATTAAAATTACAATGAAGTTATGACTTGACTTGCACTAAATGTATGTAAGAAACAGCAGTAGTTTTACAATCTTGGTTCCACCCGATATGGTTTTTTACAATCTTGATTCGACCCAATATGGTTTTGTCTAACATAAATTTGCCCAAACGTAGAGCAATTGTCCCTTGCAATTTTAGCAATATGGTCGAAGAAGAAGAACATTATACactgcttaaaaaaaaaaaaaaaagatcaaactCAACACTCATCACCAGGAATGTAATATCTCTTCAATGGCCAAGGCTAGCTAAGTGAGAGCGGTTTAGTGCTACCGCAACCTTAGCCATAAATCATAGTGTAAGAAAATGTTACGTCATCAATATATATACCTAAAATCCTGCAGAATATAGGGACCTTTCATATCCGTACCATCAGCGCTGTgtatattattgcatataaattTAGACTTAGAGGCTGTAATTATAGTCAATCAttacttcttcttttggtagtgTAAAATTCTGTTCACAATTGAAAAGAGAAATTTTTTATATGTGCCAAaacaattccttttttttttgtagttccATATTATCTTTTGCTGGAAATTATTAGTTGTGAAAGAAATATAGTGGCAAATCTATGGTATTTTAGCGCATTGGAGAAATTGTCACACTGCATCATAAATTTGTGAAATTAATGCAGCAAGACAGCAAATAGGGAAACTTGtgtattattttttatttcaacTCTACTGAGTACATAGTACGGATTTCATATAAACCACTAAAAAGTGCAACACACTAGACGTCAAGCTGCCAACGCAATTAATATTCAATCTCAAATTTtctatattttttatttgtctataTATCTTTGGAAGTGCAAATTCCCTCACCAAAAGCGGAAGCAGGAATTGTTATAATAGTAAGGATCTCTAATTTCATATATCTCAACCATGGGGAGCTCTCGATTATAACATACCCATGGCTGTTGTGGTGGTTCTTCTTTGTTGTCAGCTGGTTTTTTTTCTTCCTCAGGACCAACTGTCACAATAGTAGCAAATCCCACTTTTTTCCTAAGTACATTCACCAGCTTTACTGTATCTATTTCTTCTCCTATCACGGTCAGcaacttcttttcttcttctataCTTACTTTCTCCACCCCTGCAACGTTCATTATACATGTCATAATTAAATCCTTCAAAAATAAAAATGTCTATCTACTACCGGGTTTATTTTACGGTATTGTCTCCACTATAACAGTAAACTCAAAAACTCGTTTGCTACATTTAAGAGACAACTTTACTTATTGTAACATAGCAGTAAAATCACTAACAAAATTTACCCCATTATAACAGTAAATcactaaatgttttttttttcttttaacatAATTGAAGTTTGCCAACTATAACATTAAAGTCATTAAACTTTACCCACGCTAACGACAAATCTACCTATCAAGGTGATTACTTTACTGTTATATAATATGCATCCAATTAACTCAATGATTAAGAAAATACTAGCTCTATGACTTTACGTGGGTGGATAAAGTTAAGTGACACATGAAATTACGAGAGAATTGGATTTTTGAgcctttacaattttttttttagttttatgactcTTTTAAAAGAGATctttattttttacacataagagacctgaaaaaaaaacacataagagatttgaaaaagtaattttcttctattcaaattgtaagagggcaAAAGATCTTATTTCCTCTGAAATTACTCCATCTAAAATCTTAAAATTTTATTAGATGATGACACCTTGAACAATACAAAGTCAATAAATACTGTAGTATATAGGAGGAGTACTTATTAGGCAATTACCTAGTACTAAATATGGTCATTATATAGAAATGTGATTTTTTTTAAGGTTTTCCTTTACCTCTGATATGATGCTTAAGAATCCAATAATGTTGTTACCTGGTAAAGTTGATGCAATTTTCATGACTTTATATTTGCACGTAGCTTCTTGAAACAGGCAAGGTACCATTGGCTTCAAACAGCCTAAAATACATTTCTTCATACTTGGACGAGATTGACATCCATTCAATAACACATTAACAACCACCTTTGTCTGCACCCAAGAAAAATAGCAGCAACAAATTTATCACCAATTATACTAACTTATTAATTGAGCTACAATTTTGTTGTGCATTTCTTAGAtgctaaaaaaaattacaaaatgtACAATACCTTCATTGTTCCTTTCCTCTTAAAACTTCTCCTTTAGGACTGTCTTAGACACTTCTAAGGGTGTGAGCTCACAATTTTTGCTTGATCTAATTCTCCTCGTATTTATCCTTAAATCTTGTGGAAAAATCTTAGTACATTTTTTCCCTTCAGACAGCCAACACAGCATACAATAATGAAGGTTCAATAATCGCAATCAAAGACATAGTCAATTATGTAACTAAAGACAATATTGTCTCATTAGTGGGAGTGTAGGACAAAACAGTACTTGCATGGGAAATGAAAGATGCAAAATATTTCTAAAATGGCACTTCTTAGCTGTAATTAAGAGTCCAATCCATCCATGCAGGGATTAATGTAGGGATTGTAATGTAGATTAGTAATTATAAGAATCTCACATAAGTTATGCAGGTACTATTATTTATgtggaaaataaaaataaacaacCAAATGATTTATTTTTAATGGTTACTTTTATGTGGAGATATTAAGCCTCCTCAAATCTCAATCAAACATCATATAAAATTACGAAAAGGTCTTTTGGCCACACTATTTTGGCCACAATGACCCTAATGAGGTAAATTTATATGATTATTTAggacaaatttaataatttatgcttacttaatgtcatttctatccttttttctcaaagtttatcttaatttaaaattgtacaatagaAGTTATGGTGATTTTTACACAAGTGTGGCCAAATTTGGTCAAATTGGTGTGGTCATTTAGCAGCTCTCATAAAATTAAGCTGATTTTATGTGGGTATATTAACTCTTGTAATTAAAAGAAATCCCAAATAAAATGACCCCTCAGTTTCGCACCATTAATTATTCTTCCAATAAACCAAGGCAAACCTTCAATTCTACGGCCCAGCTAGTTGCAGTCAAGCAACTCAAACGATTGAACTATAGTTACCAGTTAGAGTTGGAAAGGTTGACTTGTTGACTTAATTAAGGGCAAAGCTTATTGACTCCCCTAAACGATTTATATCCTTTCAAGTCTTTGCCGTTTAGTGCTATGATGatatatttcaatttatgtggtcGGGTTTGATTGggaacaattttatttttttttaaaataaaaatacttttatatctTAAAGTTTAAACATGACATAATTAAGAATTCTGTGATTACAAAAGCATGCTATTAAGgataaatgaaaattttaaagttaatatttttaaataaatattatattattCTTTATAAAACAGACTAATAAGTACAGATAATCACAAAAGAGATATTACTCCAAAGTTGTCTTACTTGAATTGTTTCTTCCTTTCCAATTTCCTTTTAAGTGGCGATAAAACAACAAACTAGTCCAGTGCTTTCTTATTTGTTCTAGTCCTGGGGACATAAAATTGACAACTAAAATGTTTGACTTATTCAAATTATAAAAACTTACGGAGTATTCACTAGTAATAGCGTTAGGTCAAATACTATATCTAACCAGTAAAACTTGATGTTAGACTTTTAACTAGTTCTGGTGAGTGGACAACAAAAAATTAGGGGAATATCGTACCTACAAATGGTACACCATTTTTAATGAATTTTAAGAACAAGCATAAATCTGGATTTCTTCTGAAGTAGCAGTTTGCTGCCTACATTTTTGACACAAATTAATTAGCTAAGCTATTTCCACTAATTTAAGATGATTACTAGAGAATTGAGTAATATAACCAGTTGAATTGAAATTTTGAGTAGTGTTACTGTTATCAGCTGTAAATTCTTGTTTTTGTATGATAATTAACGCTGGAGGTTTTTTCCTATGGCAAAGGCCAAGGTTACCATTTACCATCAAAAGTTGGTCTTACACTAGTGTTTATAGGGTAAAATCCGTCGATACCAAGTGAACGTATCAAACGATGGCATGTGGCAATGGTGACATGTCAGATTTGAGTCGGCAAGCGAGGGGCTCTGGGAAAGCATAACGACACTTCGGAGGAGTAACTTGACAGCCGCTACCGGAGACAGAAACTACAAAGGGTCCGGAGAAGCATGCCAACTCACCGGTCAAACGTCATTCAATGTGCAACCGTTACAAGAAACCCCaagtcactactaaaaaactggcaaatttcgacggacaaaaaacagacggaaaaccgactcagtgcgtcggttttgtgtatttcttttatttttttaattaaaaaaccgacggacaacgtcggttttttccgcaaaattttgaaattatatatccgCCACGTCggttttaataaaaaataataataataattaatataaaaccgacggacgacgtcggttttatttttaaaaatattttaaataatatgcaattcaatttgtttttaaaaaaaataataaacaattttttttaggaaaccgacggacaggatcgtttttttttttttaatttttgagtcaaatctggtcaaacgtgcgggaaaaaccgacggacagggtcggttttgtccgtcgatttttctttaaaaacattccagacgggttttcatacccatttcttctcctcttcccaattaaactcccattcccctcaaaccctagctacccgccgcccccctcccctccgcccagcGCCGCCGCTTGCGCAGCCCGTCCCCACCAACCCCAGACCCattttgaagttaattaattgaggttagtttctcttaaattagggcttttaaaattctttcaattttagttttatttgtagattttaggcctaatgctaatctatttagctttgttaaacatcatttgcaatgttattaatgttgaatttgtgaaaaaaatgtaaactttatttgactagtttagttgcttagttatcattctttgtaatattattgatgtttaatatgtgcaaaaatgtatactttaattatttgactagttttttttttcttttttttgttggattgtgctttttgttagaattccataagttattagaattgttattgatcattccaaattagaattggttgagattgtgcttttcaaagttagaattgttaagttatagtatttctataacctcaatactaaaa
Protein-coding sequences here:
- the LOC132618250 gene encoding heavy metal-associated isoprenylated plant protein 2-like gives rise to the protein MKTKVVVNVLLNGCQSRPSMKKCILGCLKPMVPCLFQEATCKYKVMKIASTLPGVEKVSIEEEKKLLTVIGEEIDTVKLVNVLRKKVGFATIVTVGPEEEKKPADNKEEPPQQPWVCYNRELPMVEIYEIRDPYYYNNSCFRFW